A single Triticum dicoccoides isolate Atlit2015 ecotype Zavitan chromosome 2A, WEW_v2.0, whole genome shotgun sequence DNA region contains:
- the LOC119352085 gene encoding uncharacterized protein LOC119352085 — MAGTRAAVMKLAVVLLAMSQLVHMATPTADPTTASSLLVTSVYPSGGVISKPSPGIRAEKVLLDAAKPSIPVPPPPPHLILPCKGRTC, encoded by the exons ATGGCGGGCACAAGAGCAGCAGTGATGAAGCTGGCGGTCGTCCTCCTGGCCATGAGCCAGCTCGTCCACATGGCGACGCCAACGGCGGATCCGACGACTGCATCGTCTCTGCTGGTTACCAGCGTTTACCCTTCTG GGGGAGTCATTTCTAAACCCAGCCCTGGCATCAGGGCAGAGAAGGTGCTGCTGGATGCGGCCAAGCCAAGCATCCCTGTCCCTCCGCCTCCTCCCCACCTCATCCTACCGTGCAAGGGAAGAACCTGCTAA